From the genome of Falco peregrinus isolate bFalPer1 chromosome W, bFalPer1.pri, whole genome shotgun sequence, one region includes:
- the LOC129783157 gene encoding uncharacterized protein LOC129783157 encodes MEPNESEAETEHISDELEEAESEDSDEDGQDENLLNLRLEDLQLKKEQSKVRKKRVVWQSANKESSSDDENYIRRRIKEEWRRVHLESMKEGAHTFPVILQDRHPGQYQSFHWEMIKELRKTVMPNGLYAPLSQTLLENVMMGPQLVTLLEWIRDNVPDFPPDGTLQIPAWQVVSRRLYDAAAEGNSASGMHLGPWWQILTTFCQVRTNPTNSAKPGEAVNSTNSASAKPGEAVNSTNSAILLNTPSTMATPSTPPLPPKLLSLIAATLTKQNQAQEQDNSDNDSFDTDKPFDPGPIDLEKELELFPPLPNAFCIFGEGERGSEGSVAGMQVGNA; translated from the coding sequence ATGGAGCCGAATGAGAGCGAGGCTGAAACTGAGCATATTTCTGATGAACTAGAAGAAGCAGAGTCGGAGGACTCAGATGAGGATGGACAAGATGAAAATCTGTTAAATTTAAGATTGGAGGATTTGCAGTTAAAAAAGGAACAGTCAAAAGTAAGGAAGAAGCGAGTGGTGTGGCAGAGTGCTAACAAAGAAAGCAGTAGCGATGATGAAAATTATATCAGGAGACGAATTAAAGAAGAGTGGAGGAGAGTGCACTTGGAAAGTATGAAAGAGGGAGCGCACACGTTTCCCGTGATATTACAAGATAGACACCCAGGTCAATATCAGTCATTTCACTGGGAAATGATTAAGGAACTACGGAAAACTGTAATGCCAAATGGACTATATGCTCCTTTATCACAAACTTTATTAGAGAATGTGATGATGGGTCCGCAGCTAGTGACTCTGTTAGAATGGATCCGTGACAATGTGCCGGACTTTCCGCCTGATGGCACTTTgcaaattcctgcctggcaagtGGTCAGCAGACGATTGTATGATGCTGCTGCGGAGGGGAACTCCGcgtcgggaatgcatttaggaccttggtggcaaattctgactacttTCTGCCAAGTGAGGACTAATCCTACTAATAGTGCTAAACCAGgggaggctgtaaattccaccaacagTGCGAGTGCTAAACCAggggaagctgtaaattccaccaacagTGCAATTCTTCTCAACACACCGTCAACGATGGCGACTCcatccacacctcctctgcccccaaagctcctgtcactgattgcagcaaCCCTCACAAAACAGAACCAAGCgcaggaacaggacaactcggacaatgattcctttgacactgataaaccttttgatccaggtcctatagatctggaaaaagAGCTAGagctttttcctcccctccccaatgcattttgtattttcggggagggtgaaagggggtctgagggatcggtggcaggaatgcaagtgggaaacgCTTAA